One segment of Atribacterota bacterium DNA contains the following:
- the purD gene encoding phosphoribosylamine--glycine ligase, which yields MNILVIGSGGREHTIVWKLAQSPLVDRIYCTPGNAGIAEQAECLEVKTDDLAGILEIARNKKIDCTIVGPEVPLSLGIVDLFEKYNYPIFGPQRKAAEIESSKVFAKQIMSKYNIPTARFQIFDDYYKALSYIKKQPFPLVLKVDGLAGGKGVLIVNSRSEAEQSLAQIMKEKRFGEAGRRVVIEEFLTGEEVSMLVFSDGKHILPMISSQDHKKIGDNDEGLNTGGMGAYSPVPFFSEEQQKLVLTEIFQPIISGLALEGRIFKGVLYAGLILTGEGPRVLEFNARFGDPETQVILPGLKTDLMEIIQATIGGYLNQIEIGWNSQSTVCVVMASQGYPGTYEQEKTIIGLEKLKDRDDIVVFHAGSRVKDGKIVSAGGRVLGVTAWADTLKESIDKVYQGVKIIHFDHNYYRKDIGKKGLYFLTVTN from the coding sequence TTGAATATTTTAGTTATTGGTAGTGGTGGCAGAGAACACACTATTGTTTGGAAGTTAGCACAGAGTCCGTTAGTAGATAGAATTTATTGTACACCTGGCAATGCTGGTATTGCTGAACAGGCAGAATGTTTGGAAGTAAAAACAGATGATCTTGCTGGTATATTAGAAATTGCTCGCAATAAAAAGATAGACTGTACTATAGTAGGACCTGAAGTACCTCTTTCGCTGGGTATTGTTGATCTATTTGAAAAATACAACTATCCCATCTTTGGGCCTCAACGTAAAGCTGCTGAAATTGAATCAAGCAAGGTTTTTGCCAAGCAAATAATGAGTAAATATAATATTCCCACTGCTCGCTTTCAGATTTTTGATGATTACTATAAGGCGCTTTCTTATATAAAAAAACAACCTTTCCCTCTGGTACTTAAGGTAGATGGATTAGCTGGTGGGAAAGGTGTTCTTATTGTAAATAGTAGATCGGAAGCTGAACAATCTCTTGCTCAAATCATGAAAGAGAAGAGATTTGGTGAGGCTGGGAGAAGGGTAGTAATTGAAGAATTTCTTACTGGAGAGGAAGTATCTATGCTGGTCTTCAGTGATGGTAAACATATTTTACCCATGATATCATCTCAGGATCATAAAAAGATTGGTGATAATGATGAGGGATTAAATACAGGGGGCATGGGAGCTTACAGTCCGGTTCCTTTTTTCAGTGAGGAACAGCAGAAACTGGTTCTCACTGAAATATTTCAACCAATTATATCAGGCTTAGCACTAGAAGGAAGAATTTTTAAAGGAGTTCTTTACGCTGGTTTAATTTTGACTGGAGAAGGGCCCAGGGTATTGGAATTTAATGCTCGCTTTGGAGATCCGGAAACGCAGGTAATCCTTCCTGGATTGAAGACCGATTTAATGGAAATTATTCAGGCCACTATAGGTGGTTATCTAAACCAGATTGAAATTGGCTGGAACAGTCAGTCAACTGTTTGTGTGGTAATGGCTTCTCAAGGCTATCCCGGAACGTATGAGCAAGAGAAAACAATTATCGGTTTAGAAAAATTAAAAGATAGAGATGATATAGTAGTATTTCATGCTGGCTCCAGGGTAAAGGACGGTAAAATTGTTAGTGCAGGAGGTAGGGTATTAGGAGTAACTGCTTGGGCAGACACTTTAAAAGAATCAATTGATAAAGTCTATCAGGGAGTAAAGATAATACATTTTGATCATAATTATTACCGGAAAGATATTGGAAAAAAAGGACTGTATTTTTTAACAGTTACTAATTGA
- the glgP gene encoding alpha-glucan family phosphorylase — MEARKSLLYEHEECIKGENKIAYFSMEICVDTKIPTYSGGLGILAGDTIRSSADLGVPLVGITLLYKKGYLRQDIDEQGYQQELPEEWNPQDKLIQLPARIQVEIEKRNVIVQSWMYMIKGVDGDNVPVYFLDTDLPENSEYDRSLSYYLYGGDERYRLAQEIVLGIGGVKMLKELGYKNISRYHMNEGHASLLALELLCQFNNLERDNWDIDQVKKMCVFTTHTPVLAGMDQFPYQLVEQVLGNIIPYDLLKSLAGEEKLNMTQLALNLSHYVNGVAKRHGLVSREMFPGYHIDSITNGVHSATWTGKYFTELYDQYIPGWKSDPFSLRYALNIPDMEVWKAHQKEKEELIAYINKLTNLKFEKEVFTIGFARRATAYKRADLIFYNLNQLIDIASRKGNIQLVFAGKAHPRDQRGKELIQKIINTSLQLPCQENIKIVYLKNYNMNLGKILTSGVDLWLNTPRKPQEASGTSGMKAAHNGIPSFSILDGWWVEGCIEGITGWSIGSAANMESIEQEEADSLYKKLEIEIIPTYYHKRNQWINMMRHCIAINASFFNTHRMVLQYVSNAYLYS; from the coding sequence ATGGAGGCCAGGAAAAGTTTGCTTTATGAACATGAAGAATGTATTAAGGGAGAGAATAAAATTGCCTATTTTTCAATGGAGATTTGCGTTGATACTAAAATACCTACCTATAGTGGTGGATTAGGAATTTTAGCTGGTGATACGATTCGATCATCAGCAGATTTAGGTGTCCCCCTGGTTGGTATAACCTTGCTTTATAAAAAGGGTTATCTTAGACAAGATATTGATGAACAGGGATATCAGCAGGAATTACCGGAAGAATGGAATCCTCAGGATAAACTGATTCAACTACCAGCCCGTATTCAAGTAGAAATTGAGAAGAGAAACGTTATTGTTCAGTCCTGGATGTATATGATAAAAGGTGTTGATGGTGATAATGTACCTGTTTATTTTTTAGATACTGATCTACCCGAAAATAGTGAATATGATCGTAGCCTCTCTTATTATTTATATGGTGGTGATGAACGATACCGTCTGGCACAGGAGATAGTATTAGGAATTGGTGGCGTGAAAATGCTAAAGGAACTGGGATATAAAAACATCTCAAGATATCATATGAATGAAGGCCATGCCAGTTTGCTTGCTCTGGAATTATTATGTCAATTTAATAATTTAGAGAGAGATAACTGGGATATTGATCAAGTTAAAAAAATGTGTGTTTTTACCACACATACCCCAGTACTGGCAGGAATGGACCAATTCCCCTATCAATTAGTTGAGCAGGTCCTAGGTAATATAATTCCCTATGACCTATTAAAAAGCCTGGCTGGTGAAGAAAAACTGAATATGACCCAATTAGCCCTCAATCTTAGCCATTATGTTAATGGAGTTGCTAAAAGACATGGCTTGGTATCCCGTGAAATGTTTCCAGGATATCATATTGATTCTATTACCAATGGTGTTCATTCCGCTACTTGGACCGGGAAATATTTTACGGAACTATACGATCAATATATTCCCGGTTGGAAATCTGATCCCTTCAGTTTACGTTATGCCCTGAATATTCCTGATATGGAGGTTTGGAAAGCCCATCAGAAAGAGAAAGAAGAATTGATTGCTTACATTAATAAACTTACCAATTTAAAGTTTGAGAAAGAAGTATTTACCATAGGGTTTGCCAGAAGAGCTACTGCTTATAAACGGGCTGATTTAATTTTTTACAATTTGAACCAGTTAATTGATATTGCCAGCAGGAAGGGGAATATTCAGCTGGTTTTTGCTGGTAAGGCACATCCCAGGGATCAGAGGGGGAAAGAATTAATTCAAAAGATTATCAATACCTCACTGCAATTACCATGCCAGGAGAATATCAAAATTGTCTATCTGAAAAACTATAATATGAATTTAGGGAAAATATTAACCTCTGGAGTAGATTTATGGTTGAATACTCCCAGAAAGCCTCAGGAAGCATCTGGGACTTCAGGGATGAAAGCTGCTCATAATGGAATTCCCAGTTTTAGTATCCTGGATGGATGGTGGGTGGAAGGATGTATTGAGGGTATTACCGGATGGTCTATAGGATCAGCAGCAAATATGGAAAGCATTGAACAGGAAGAGGCCGATTCTCTGTACAAAAAGTTGGAAATAGAAATAATACCAACCTATTATCATAAACGAAATCAATGGATCAATATGATGAGGCATTGTATTGCCATTAATGCCTCTTTCTTTAATACCCATCGTATGGTGTTACAATATGTTTCTAATGCCTATCTTTACAGTTAA